The Microbacterium sp. SORGH_AS_0862 genome has a segment encoding these proteins:
- a CDS encoding helix-turn-helix domain-containing protein, with protein MPDTTPPEGRLLPPASVAEALSVSVDEVIALVMEGRLRGVRVGESRQWRIEEASVSDYLDDEAEDARRMALWRQSNAASFPELWGHGRVRNPD; from the coding sequence ATGCCCGACACGACCCCGCCCGAGGGCCGCCTCCTCCCCCCGGCATCCGTTGCCGAGGCGCTGTCGGTGTCGGTCGACGAGGTCATCGCCTTGGTCATGGAAGGGCGACTGCGCGGCGTCCGCGTCGGCGAGAGCCGCCAGTGGCGCATCGAAGAGGCCAGTGTGTCGGACTACCTCGACGACGAAGCCGAGGACGCCCGCCGGATGGCGCTCTGGCGGCAGTCCAACGCCGCCAGTTTCCCGGAGCTCTGGGGTCATGGCCGGGTGCGCAATCCCGACTGA